The Flavobacterium sp. HJ-32-4 genome contains a region encoding:
- a CDS encoding TAT-variant-translocated molybdopterin oxidoreductase, with amino-acid sequence MSSNKKYWKSVEELNGNSSVVETLKNNEFVEPIPVEEFLGDKETLAASSTTRRDFLKFVGFSTAAASLAACEGPVKKSIPYVVQPESIIPGVWDFYATSAFDGFDFANILIKTREGRPIKVENNKLTGKEFAANARVHASVLSLYDSMRLKEPKINKQAASWKDVSAKVTASLAEAKASGKQVVLLTGTTASPSTDKLIAEFIAANPTAKHVVYDAVSSSEALDAFEMVYGERGLASYDFSKANTIVSIGADFLGDWQGGGYDKDYAQGRIPNKGNMSKHIQFESNMTLSGAAADKRVMASPYQQKMALVKIYNAIVGGGATANLDGKVDAEVSKAIKQLQAAGSKALVVSGIQDVNAQLLVLAINQKLNSEALANATVRYIRKGSTKAVTQFLADLNAGRVHTVIMNGVNPAYSLPDGKAFESALKKAKLSVAFSLKEDETASASTIAIGVPHYLEAWNDHMFVKGSYALVQPTIRPIFPATKQFQDALLSWMGKPGTFYDYIKANSASYIAGSSWNQVLHDGVYGTPAIGLAGGAANFAGAASTLAGAAKPQGFELVLYTKTGMGDGQQANNPWLQEFPDPITRVSWDNYVTISRKDAEKAGIENWNVANGALDGNYVTIEVNGTKLENVPALIQPGQAEGTLGLALGYGKKAALKEEMQVGVNAYTLYKNFNDTQSARITKTDGTHEFACVQLQRTLMGRGDIVKETTLDVFKSEKAEVWNPQPMVSLDHKEVAATSVDLWASFDDTLGPHFNLSIDLNACTGCGACVIACHAENNVPVVGKTEVRRSRDMHWLRIDRYYSSEDTFAGDDKKKEEFDGLWGDKGSLGGFGELEHPADNPQVAFQPIMCQHCNHAPCETVCPVAATSHSRQGQNHMSYNRCVGTRYCANNCPYKVRRFNWFLYNQNDEFDFHMNDDLGRMVLNPDVNVRSRGVMEKCSLCIQKTQSTILTAKREGREVRKDEFETACSAACSSGAMIFGNVNNPEDSINEAKKSERMYHLLEHVGTKPNVFYHVKVRNV; translated from the coding sequence ATGTCATCAAACAAGAAATACTGGAAAAGTGTTGAAGAACTGAACGGAAACAGTTCTGTTGTTGAGACGCTGAAAAATAATGAATTCGTCGAGCCGATTCCGGTCGAGGAGTTCCTGGGGGACAAAGAAACCCTCGCGGCTTCCTCTACTACCCGTCGTGACTTCCTCAAATTCGTTGGATTCAGTACAGCCGCAGCTTCGCTTGCTGCCTGCGAGGGACCTGTCAAGAAATCGATTCCCTACGTGGTGCAGCCTGAGTCGATCATTCCGGGGGTGTGGGATTTCTACGCCACATCCGCATTCGACGGCTTTGATTTCGCCAATATCCTGATCAAGACGCGCGAAGGCCGTCCGATCAAAGTTGAAAATAACAAACTGACAGGCAAAGAGTTCGCGGCGAATGCCCGCGTGCACGCGTCGGTATTGTCGTTATACGACAGTATGCGTCTGAAAGAGCCAAAAATCAACAAGCAAGCCGCTAGTTGGAAAGACGTGAGTGCGAAAGTAACGGCGTCATTGGCCGAAGCCAAAGCGTCAGGAAAACAGGTTGTACTCCTTACAGGCACAACCGCGAGTCCGTCAACCGATAAGCTCATTGCTGAGTTCATCGCCGCCAACCCGACCGCGAAGCATGTCGTATATGATGCCGTTTCGTCGTCAGAAGCGCTTGATGCATTTGAAATGGTATACGGCGAGCGCGGATTGGCGTCTTACGACTTCTCCAAAGCAAATACCATCGTATCGATCGGTGCCGACTTCCTGGGCGACTGGCAAGGAGGCGGATATGATAAAGACTACGCACAAGGACGTATCCCGAACAAAGGGAATATGTCGAAACATATACAGTTCGAGTCGAACATGACGCTCTCCGGGGCGGCAGCCGACAAGCGCGTGATGGCGTCTCCCTACCAACAGAAAATGGCGTTGGTGAAAATCTACAACGCGATTGTGGGTGGCGGTGCAACAGCGAACCTTGACGGTAAAGTTGACGCAGAAGTCAGCAAAGCGATCAAACAGCTTCAGGCCGCGGGTTCAAAAGCACTCGTTGTGTCCGGAATCCAGGATGTCAATGCCCAATTGTTGGTGTTGGCCATCAACCAAAAACTCAACAGCGAAGCGCTGGCAAATGCAACCGTTCGTTACATCCGCAAAGGATCTACGAAAGCGGTGACGCAGTTCCTCGCCGACCTGAACGCGGGTCGCGTACACACGGTCATCATGAACGGTGTAAACCCTGCCTATTCACTGCCAGACGGAAAAGCATTCGAAAGCGCGCTGAAGAAAGCAAAATTGTCGGTGGCGTTTTCTCTTAAGGAAGACGAAACCGCATCGGCTTCAACCATCGCGATCGGCGTGCCGCACTACCTAGAAGCGTGGAACGACCACATGTTCGTAAAAGGTAGCTATGCGTTGGTACAGCCTACCATCCGTCCTATTTTCCCTGCCACCAAACAATTCCAGGACGCCCTGTTGTCATGGATGGGTAAACCGGGAACTTTCTATGATTACATCAAAGCGAATTCCGCTTCCTATATCGCGGGCTCCAGCTGGAATCAGGTATTGCACGACGGCGTATACGGCACTCCGGCCATCGGACTTGCAGGAGGTGCGGCCAACTTCGCAGGTGCCGCGTCTACACTGGCGGGTGCCGCCAAGCCACAAGGCTTCGAGTTGGTATTGTATACCAAAACCGGAATGGGTGACGGCCAACAGGCCAACAACCCATGGTTGCAGGAGTTCCCGGATCCAATCACACGTGTATCATGGGACAACTATGTAACGATTTCGCGTAAGGATGCCGAGAAGGCCGGAATCGAAAACTGGAATGTAGCCAACGGTGCACTCGACGGAAACTATGTGACGATCGAAGTCAACGGAACCAAACTTGAGAACGTACCGGCCCTGATCCAACCCGGCCAGGCAGAAGGGACGCTCGGATTGGCGTTGGGTTACGGCAAGAAAGCGGCCCTCAAAGAAGAAATGCAAGTAGGAGTAAATGCCTACACACTGTATAAGAATTTCAACGATACACAATCGGCCAGGATTACGAAGACCGATGGTACGCACGAATTTGCCTGCGTACAGTTGCAGCGTACCCTCATGGGCCGCGGTGATATCGTGAAGGAAACCACACTGGATGTGTTCAAGAGTGAAAAAGCCGAGGTGTGGAACCCACAACCAATGGTGTCGCTTGACCACAAAGAAGTGGCCGCTACGTCTGTAGACCTTTGGGCGTCATTCGACGATACCCTGGGGCCGCACTTCAACCTGTCGATTGACCTGAATGCCTGTACAGGCTGTGGCGCGTGCGTCATCGCTTGTCACGCAGAGAACAACGTTCCGGTGGTTGGTAAAACAGAAGTACGTCGCAGCCGCGATATGCACTGGTTGCGTATCGACCGCTACTATTCGTCTGAAGACACCTTCGCGGGCGATGATAAGAAGAAAGAAGAATTCGACGGTCTGTGGGGCGACAAAGGCTCACTCGGCGGATTCGGCGAATTGGAGCACCCTGCCGATAACCCACAAGTGGCGTTCCAGCCGATCATGTGCCAGCACTGTAACCACGCGCCGTGTGAAACGGTATGTCCTGTTGCCGCTACATCGCACAGCCGTCAGGGACAAAACCACATGTCATACAACCGTTGCGTTGGAACACGTTACTGCGCGAACAACTGTCCGTATAAAGTACGTCGCTTCAACTGGTTCCTCTACAACCAGAACGACGAGTTTGACTTCCACATGAACGATGATTTGGGTCGTATGGTACTCAACCCTGACGTAAACGTCCGTTCACGTGGTGTGATGGAGAAATGTTCATTGTGTATCCAGAAAACACAATCTACGATATTGACGGCCAAACGCGAAGGGCGTGAGGTTCGAAAAGATGAGTTCGAGACGGCATGTTCAGCGGCTTGTTCGAGCGGTGCCATGATTTTCGGAAACGTAAACAATCCGGAAGACAGCATCAACGAAGCGAAGAAAAGCGAGCGGATGTACCACCTCCTCGAGCACGTCGGAACCAAGCCAAATGTGTTCTACCACGTCAAAGTTCGCAACGTCTAA